The genomic region AGAACCTATTTGCCATCGCAAGCAGCTGTCTATTTGCAGGAAAGATAAGTAGATGCATACATTTGGTAAACATGCTTTCGTCCTCATCCATTTTTCAGATGAGAGCTCTCGTTGACAAACTTCTCTCACAGTTGTTTACGTCATGGTCAGTTCAGTTACTCGTCCATCAAGGCAGAAGTATCCATACgaacctgaaaagaaaatggtTGACCAGCGATAGGAAGCGATGCAAAGTTCTGCTTGCCTTCCACCAATTTATCTTATAATAGAGAGGTAACTGAACATAtcgaaagtaaaaatatacTTGTAAACTTGGTAGGGAAGTTCCTCTTCCAATATTGACGTACATAAGGTGTGTTGACGTCAGTGAAGTCAACATCGTAATTTGCTCCACCTCCAAGGCTTATCGTATGGCCGACCCTTGGATATCATCGCTTCTGAGAGGCGAATGGAAGGCTCAATGGGGACTCTATTGAGTGTCGTCCTTGGCTTGATTGTAAAAAGCAGAAAGGCCACTTCACTACTCCCCACGTACCTGCAGGTATGTCATGAAAAGCTGCTCCGTAATCTATTCCATCCACCACGAAATTCACACTGCCATCAGCTCTCCTTACGATCCCAAGTTTTGTGCCTTTCCGCAGTTGCAGCGTGTTGAAATTATATTTCCCGAGCTGACGATTTCCGCGACGGATGGcgttttgactgaaaatgtaCATATAGAGAAGGTTTGAAACGTTACATTtggactcggggggggggggggggttctaatAAGGTTTTCTCTCCCCCCGCGGGGTACAAACGATGAAAGCAGTAGGATTCAAATCTGTTCTCAAGCGGTTGCTCAAAAGAGCTCTGCAAGAATGAAATAGAGCAGACAGAAAAACTAGAATAATTCTCTTCATTCTCACCAGATAGTCCAGGAGCCGTCAAAGTCCCAACTGCCATTGTAGCTACATTTCCCAGATAATTGACTCACTTCGAGAAGTTGGTCTGGAGGGACAGTGGATATACCTGAAATTTAGAAGCTCAGTTGATTTAAAGGGGCATGCCACTGATAAAAAGATCTGAATTAATTCTGAGCCACAGACTGTTTGGCTTTCACCAAAATGTGGCTGGGTGTTCTGCTTGGCAGCTGCAGAAGCAACCCCTTGTTTCTACTTGCTCCACTGGAGCAGAAGAACACACACTACTGACTTTCAAAAGAGACTTTAACATCCAATAGGATGAATTCGTAATGTAATGTTGATATGTCTTGTACTCACCATAGGCAGATCCCCAATCCGGCTTGCTCTCGTCATAACCAGTGATGGTCACTTCCACTACCTTCCCGTCATCAAGGGGCCTGTCCGTGAAGACCATCGACCagcccttcccccactcccacCTCTCAGCTATGGTGTCTTCCTGTCTCAATGCCACAGAGTTGGTGTGAAGGTGATGGAATGTGTAGATACCTGTACAAGAAAGGATACAACCGTTAAAACGGTCAAAGATGAATGTGAACCTTGAAAATGGGTTTGTCTCTTGATGGTTGGCTCTAAAGATCCACTGCTCAATCAGTGCTACAACCCGATCATTTACAACTGGTACCCATTAGCAGATCTGGGTGGAGTCGGGCAAGTAAGGCAAAGGGACTAGCCTAGTCTCTCACGCAGACAGAGGGGAcagaaccagggacctcttggcCCAACCTCAAGCCTTGAACTTATGTCTTCTCCAGTGAGAACATAATAGTCTGTGTGGTCAATTGTGCTCTTGCCTAGTCACTTGCGAGGACACAACCCGCAGAATGTAACTAACAATGTCTTTCCTTACAATAGCATCACTTACCTATCTTGGTCTTTAAGGAGAAACGAATCTTCTCTGCCGCATTGGCGGCCTGGTCAGCGTCAGAGAATCGGGTCTGCATTCCACTCACGGCTTGTTTCAGAAGAGCCAGGTTGTCCCCACTCAAGTCCCTGATCTTTCTCTTCTCTTGACCATGTTCCATTACGCCCTTTAAACCTCGGATGGAGTCCCCCAGACTTGTAATAGAGGACCTCATATCCCCAATCACCGCTTTCCAATTCTTTTCCTTTTCTTCAATGCTTTTTGCGTTTTCGGTCTCAAAGTGATCTTTGGCCCTCACAAGGTCTTTCTCCTGCTGCAACAGAATATCTAACCTCCTCCTGATGCTTTCAATCTCAGCTCTGACATCACCGAGCTCCCACTTGATTTTTCGAGTAGATTCATCAGCAGCCTCATCCCTTTCCAGCTTCTCTTTTTCCTGTTTCCTTAGCACTTGGCAATAGAAGACACCCATTGCTTTCTCATTTGCTTGGACACGCCGCCGCATGATGGAGCATTGATCGAGACCAGTGGTGACACCCATCTGCGCGGCCTTGAAGACATCACGGAATGACGTGACCTTGTGACTGTTCACTGGGTGGATGGCCATCAGACAGATACAACAAGCCACACGGTCGCAGTCAAAACAGAAACATTCGATGGGCTTCCCATGGAGACCGCACAATTCAATGAGCTCGTGATCCTTGGTGAACGGGGTGACGGAATGAGACGCACTGCAGTCACCGCAGAGGTTTGCACCGTGGCATCGCTCACAGAAATTAAAGGCAGATTTCCCACAAGCGCCACAGGGTGGAGCCGCAATGGTTGGGGCCGGAAGCTCCCCAGCAGGAAGGGACGCAGTCATTGGGTCAGGGGCTGCTGCTTTGGGAATCTGAATAACTGACTGACTCATCCGGTCAGACGAACCATGGGCTTTAACTTTATCAACAATGCTGGCCATTTTAAAATCTGTCTTTAAACCATCGGCTCCACTTGATGGAATTGGGCACGGCTTTCTACAGAGAGGACAAACGAACTTGTCAGCAGTGTCTTGCTGTTTGATGTGACTCCTGATGCACTCGAGACAGAATGTGTGCTGGCATTCGCCAACGATCTTTGGGATTTCATATGGCTTGAGGCAAATGGAACACTCTATCTCCTCCTGAAGACTGAGGACACTGATTTCTGATGCAATGGATGCCCTGGAATGGAGGAAGACCAATTAGTGAATGGCTTATGACTGATGAGCACGCCAGCTCCTCCTGAGGACTGAGGACACTGATTTCTGATGCAATGGATGCCCTGGAATGGAAGAGTGGTTTGTGAAGTGGGTTGGCATCGATTTAACAAGGATTGGTTGGTTTAGTAACACTTCACAGGGGTTGCCATGGGTTGGATTAGAACAGTATTGAGAGAGATGGGTGGGACAAGAGCCGCCATGGGTTGGTTGCCATGGGTTGGATTAGAACAGTATTGAGAGAGATGGGTGGGACAAGAGCCGCCATGGGTTGGTTGCCATGGGTTGGATTAGAACAGTATTGAGAGGGATGGGTGGGACAAGAGCCACCATGGGTTGGTTGCCATGGGTTGGATTAGAACAGTATTGAGAGAGATGGGTGGGACAAGAGCCACCATGGGTTGGTTGCCATGGGTTGGTTGCCATGGTTTGGATTGTTGCTCAGTGGGATTATTGCCCCAGACTCTGTTTATTTATGCCATTCAGGATCTTTTAGGTAGACCCTTTGCCAGGCTTTGGCTGGCTATACTATAGCAATGCCATGCCTTTGACTCACATCATCATAGACCACTGTTGATGCATGGCAAATACTAACTCTCCCACACCTGGTGATACACCACTAGACATGACAGAAGCATTTATCATTTTATGATGTAAATAGCCTTTTAATTTAAATGATGGGAATGATGACTTACATGCACCTGTGGGGATATTTACACTGTTGGGTACTAACTAACACACAGAGCACTACAAAACCTGATATCACAATGCGGAAGCAGACGGGTATCTATCTAGGAATCGGCGAATCTCTTAAATGTACAATGAGGCCAAGATATCGTGTGTATGAGACCAAAGGCTATTATTGATcacatgaatttgaaaatgggtcaaATAAAGACACTATAAATCATGTAGGATCCACATGTCATGATCGGAGGATTGGTGTACACTAACATATCCTGTTCCTTATGAAGAAATCCGCAGGCTATTGATAGATGTCTTGAAAGAGCATGCCGTAGCAAGGCAGAATGTTACAAAATCGTGCTGAAAAAACCTTGGCAACGCAAGTTACAAAGATCCACCATCATCTGATCATTGAACATGGCCGCCATGCGGTTGATCGAACACGTGCCACAGCACCAAATAGTTTACGCGGGAAGTTTCATCTCCGTTAAAGAACGATTACTGACGAGCCCGGGGAACTGGACCACTAGTCATTGCTCTTGTCTCTTTCTTTCATAGCAGTTGGGAACAATGGTTCTATTCAATACAATTGGTTCCTGTGGACATGTTTGGTAATATCACCGCCCTACACTCCGAACGCATTCGGGACCGGCTGGTCCTCCTGTAGACAGACCCAAtaaggatgacgaaatggggTGCCCAGGGAGTCTATCAACCGGCTAGACTGTACAAGATGAGTATAATGATTCCACCCGAATGTAATAGATATTCCCCGCTGCGGTCACAGCCGACACCGCGGGAAAACTTCGCTACTCTCCTCAGCAGCACCCTGAACATCATATacaccttggtggtcaagacgCCTTAGCAGGAATCTTGGTTCAACTAATCCGCTTGCGCGATCTGCACTCCGGagacagtggaccggcctctcCCCTCTCCCCTctatgatgacgaaatggactgccccgggagtacAGCGCGATCAGGAACTTGTATATAATCAAAGTCAAAATGCCTCAACCGCACTGTGAGGTAATTTTTAGTTACCAAGAACCACAGGAGCTGAAGGATGTAGGATGTAGTTTTTATGCCGCGGACGCTGCGACCACATGCTTGACACACCCCATTGGAATCCTGCCGAAAATAATTGAAACTCACCCGAGAAGCTCTTCGTGACACATCCAACATAGTCAATTAAAAGTTTAATTTAATTTGAtatttaatgtacatgtattatgcgcAACCAGTGAATAACGTTAGTTCCGCACAACGACATCTGTTGATTTCATCGCCATCTGCATGTTACACTCCGgaggcagtggaccggcctcgtcacTCACCCTAAAATATGAATGGGATGACGAAATAGACTGGCCCGGGAGTCTACTGAATCTTACTGTATCTGTACATTATTCCAAAAATACACTCCGGACAAGTAGACTCCCGGGACAGtttatttcgtcatcctattcatatCTTAGGGTGAGGgatgaggccggtccaatgTGTCCGGAAAAGTGGTTAGACGGAGAGTCTGAatgggatgacgaaatggactgctcCGTCAGTCCAAGTAGTGGGTTGTGCCAAGTCATCACGTGAAGGTCAATAAAAAGACCAAGGtccaagaaaaaaaaaaagaaaaaagaaaaaggggAGCTTATTGCCGAAacccgggatcgaaccagggacctttaGATCTTCAGTCTAACGCTCTCCCAACTGAGCTATTTCGGCTGCTGAATATATCGGGCATTTTGATAGAATAAGATACTGATTATGGCATTCATGTTCCAAGATCTTATATTCAATAGTTAGTTCACTTAAATAGTTTTATTTACGCCTATTTAATTTCATAGGAAAACGATCCGGCCCTCCAACGATCCGAACGATATCTAGCCTGCAAGTAAAAACCCTAATTGATTGAAAACCAATTAGGTAGTTCAACAACTCCACGATAGGGGCagtgttttcaaaatggcttccGACGACGAAAAACGTGATATAATTGTCCAAAAGAAACGCAAAAAAGCTcccaaacttgaaaatatagaAGCTGAAGCGGGCATAGTCTATTTGAGTAGAATCCCAACCTACATGGGAGTCAATCATATGAGACACATCATGAGCCAATATGGAGAAGTCGGCAAAATCTTCCTCCAGCCAGctggtaaaaattcaaaatatttctaaTTTTATTTGTAAAATGCAAGACGAACTACGCACAACGCACAACAGCGTCTTGTGGAGTGTGGTATCTTTGTGTTGACAGtcaagatctattgtaaagatagtTTGTTTTCCCGGCCCTGGGCCCATACGGGTCATTAAGGCATTTGAGATTAAGAAGCCACAGTCTAGCCATACTCGTGGTACTACTTGGTCTCTCTAGTCTAGCCATACTCGTGGTACTACAGGGATTTATCAAAGGTCTTTTTACTCATTCTTTATTACGTTATATTTGCAGACAAACAGAAGCCAGGAAACAAACGCCGCCAGTTCTCTGAAGGATGGGTCGAATTCTTAGATAAGAAGAAAGCGAAACGCGTCGCAGCATCATTGAACAATCAACAAGTCGGAGGGAAGAAACGTAACGCTTGGTACTGGGATCTGTGGAATATAAAATACCTACCAAAATTCAAATGGGGCCATTTGCATGAGAGACTGGCCTACGAACGGGCTGTTCATTCGCAGAGAATGCGGACAGAGATTTCACAAGTAAAACGGGAATCGAACTATCATATTCAGAGCGTGGAGATAGCTGAGCGGATtaagaagaacaagaagaagttAAAGGGGGAGGGCGGGACAGATGTCATGAGGGAATGGGAGTACACACAAAAACAGACAGAGGACGAAATTCTTTCAAAGAAGCGCAAATTAACTTCAGAGGATACAGACAATTCTGGGATGAAAAAGAAAGTGAAACCAGACTCTAAGAAGCCGAGATCAGACTTTTTAAAGGGTTTGTTTTCTGGGGGTGTTCTGGAGGAGGAGGTGTGACCCCTCTGGCCTGGACTCGAAGCATGAGGGGGCGGGGTCACTTGAAGTTTTGAATTCAGATCTTCGTCTTGTGGATGAAATGTTACAAACCAATATCAAGCAGTTGTAAAATGCTCGTTTTGTTGAAAAATATATCATTCATTACATTGTCTTTTTCTCATAATATTCCCAGGCCTTAGAAAGCAAGGATAACATTGTCAGTCTGGCTGTGATTTTGTCCTTGTGTGTTCTGGTCTCCTAGAGCTtggacatcatcatcgtcagccCGACTGTAGCTTAGTCCTATGCTCTGGTCTTATAGAGCAAGAACAGCATTGTCAGTCTGATTGTTACTTTCCATTATTGATTCAGGCTGTGGGACAGAGTCACTGGCCAGCAATGTCGTCCTCgctctataagaccaggccTAGCAGAGACACAGTCAAAAATCCGACTGACAATGTCGTCCTCATTCTTTAAGACTAGGACATTTCGGGACAGGATGTTGTCCTATAAGAATGTTGTCCTTGCATTTAAGAACAGGGCATTTCAGGACAAGTCACAATCCGACTGACAATGTCGTCCTCgctctataagaccaggccTCGCAGAGACACAGTCAAAAATCCGACTGACAATGTCGTCCTCATTCTTTAAGACTAGGACATTTCGGGACAGGATGTTGTCCTATAAGAATGTTGTCCTTGCATTTAAGAACAGGGCATTTCAGGACAAGTCACAATCCGACTGACAATGTCGTCCTCgctctataagaccaggccTCGCAGAGACACAGTCAAAAATCCGACTGACAATGTCGTCCTCATTCTTTAAGACTAGGACATTTCGGGACAGGATGTTGTCCTATAAGAATGTTGTCCTTGCATTTAAGAACAGGGCATTTCAGGACAAGTCACAATCCGACTGACAATGTCGTCCTCGCTCTATAAGAACAGGGCATTTCAGGACAAGTCACAATCCGACTGACAATGTCGTCCTCGCTCTATAAGAACAGGGCATGTCAGGACAAGTCACAATCCGACTGACAATGTCGTCCTCGCTCTATAAGACTAGGGCATGTCGGGACAGGATGTTGTCCTATAAGAATGTTGTCCTTGCATTTAAGAACAGGGCATTTCAGGACAAGTCACAATCCGACTGACAATGTCTTCCTCGCTCTATAAGACCAGGGCATGTCAGGACAAGTCACAATCCGACTGACAATGTCGTCCTCGCTCTATAAGAACAGGGCATGTCAGGACAAGTCACAATCCGACTGACAATGTCTTCCTAGCTTTATCACAAGATCTTGTGACTGTCCTTGCTTGGATATCTTGTGCATGGGGATGCCAGTTGTGGAATCTTCCACCCAGCAAACAGTGCATGCAAGTTGCCGCAAAATGATAATCGTGGATCTAAAATGAGAACccagaagatgaaaaatctatGTGACTCACTTTTGCTTGAGCTGTTCATCCTGATTGGAGACTTCTCGTGGTTTCTGTACGGACTGCTTCGCCAGCTCGAGGGCCTCTTTTGATATATTGAGAGCTTCGTCTGCAACCACCACGATGGCCTTTGAGGACTTCCCTTGCCTAAAAGAATAACACACAGCTAAGTTTTGGTCCGACTATCGCATGTTCTGTGCAGCAACAGCTTCTGACCTTCACGCTTCAAACTACCATTGGTAACAGAAGTGTCCCTTgtacttcgaaggatgtgacatacgaCAGAGTGTCTAAAATGCCCTGAACTAGCAGCCAGAGGGAGGAGTTCTAGCCATCTGGAGCACTTAGATCCAGGACCGCATCGAACTTGACTATGGACACATAGATatacacacattgagcgccagTTATTTTCCGTGAGTAGTGGAGAAATGGGACTTTGTCAGTAAGAAATTTTTATCTAGACAGATTTCGCAAGCCTTCACGAGCGAAGATGTATGAAagatggtctgtggtgtcatgaaattattgaccgaaggacaagagacgaaggttatgacaacatttatttggcaagtacatacatatgaataatgcaaaacttggaatacaataacacaacgttgatactgctgacgccgcttgagcaAGTGTGTCAAGGGATCtgatgttgggtcagtgcgggatggagggtggtgcactgtgagtgtcgataaggatgggggggggggggggggggcaaaggcaaaggcaaaggcaaatgacaatgacaatagcataataacaattgaacaatgtacatgtcgtaagtaaccgtgaccgctttcaaggtggcaagaactgattgctgaccaaaacaatgacatattctgttaacaccaatggagcattctcttgtactgtattttagcccaaaaccgcccaatcaaaatggttcagagactcgattgacatttattgtcttcaagaggaaattgatctcaaaactgatatgggcctataatataaataatatcctacctaaaatataggccttctgttaaattagacctgccttaagaaaaaagaaagaaaacctacaaccaattcctcttgaaaacaaatatgtcaataaggctcatccatgcatcatttgagtaaaacaatgtagaaacacatttttgctgtgatcaagaaatagctccattgttgtaatgttgcacttcttgtgctgtgaaatagctcagatacggtaaatggattgccacattgaaaacggaacaagaaatagcaatattctggatcagcgagtacatacatgaagtgctattgatttcaggaataagcacatattttgcatggttcacttttaacaaagagtaacaaGGTTCGATGcttaattttcagggtcgaaaacaggtgagtgtcaacccattctgagccaacagcatgaattacaacaagaaaagggtcaattccgttgggaactgctgttccctgatcatggctcttgactactggcctggaatagaaagggaagatttagataccaagaaacattgaaatatacaatttaagaaattgaagtatttgatcatttttcatgacgtttttaaaaaaaatctattataGCATATCAGTTATATGTCTGtacacatgtttatgtctgtgacagcctcattggcactaataagatgaatcaattaaattgaattgtcgggtaatggtggtcaacctgcctcgggtttgtcccaatatcagttacatgatgacggacctaaagcctcatttcatcataGTCAGCTTATCGTTTTTTATCGCATTTACCTcagtgttccacaaatctggcatcctgaatatttatctctcagaagtggcctcggtcgcgttggctcgattctagggacgggacagcgaaaccacacgagatgacgcaatccacctgaaaaaaattggagacaattcgaatgctgcttcagtgaacaatgggcgatctgttcaggagacgtctttcaaatcgcccattgtttcataaacgagagctggacagacagttccagctactcttcgcagatttccttcttccaatgcatacatcgcgttttgtctcgaccactcttgcatagctatttactttaaggtcacgtgcaggtcttattggtaattgctggggtgaaacttggtactgcgggacagacttacatgtccacaaaacgcaatgtcactgctggactgatttacaagtccacaaaacgaagaatcggacatggacatcattaccccagcaagaacccaatgtaaccccacgaatagggccgtttataatgtttaagacatgtttatacaataacaatgctgaagctattgcctgcagtgaccttgctaatgatttttatgtgggaggggccagggaccgtgactattgataaagtcctcacgatattatattcgtcaacaatggggcacagactttcagatattttcgtgactgacctatgttaccagtacagtccaatatatatttcttttttttgactgacctctattaccagtacagtccaatatcattctattcttcgtgaccgacctatattaccagtacagtcctatatatttcatttttcgtgactgacctatattaccagtacagtccaatacatattctattcttcgtgactgacctatattaccagtacagtccaatatatattttatttttcgtgactgacctatattaccagtacagtccaaagatactatttagtctgtatattattctagggctggggtgggggatggggaaattctccagtgacaaactttttgattgtcattctggtaaaaaaaaaacacgtccaaagaagaaatttattctcataacttttaacaatgctcgaaaaaatctttaaaaatgttcatgtggcgagtcgccacatgtaccgactttacctgtggatctaaatatatatatcatcattgaaatcctcagagaaattaaaccaagacaaaaaagggttccatgcccttggtttccatgtaccgcgaacgatgctaacgataggatttagctgacaggatttggccacatgaacccctccctgtccagaagacgcgggggtcgtcagatcaatttgaa from Lineus longissimus chromosome 19, tnLinLong1.2, whole genome shotgun sequence harbors:
- the LOC135502833 gene encoding E3 ubiquitin-protein ligase TRIM56-like, whose amino-acid sequence is MSHPSKYKGHFCYQWQGKSSKAIVVVADEALNISKEALELAKQSVQKPREVSNQDEQLKQKASIASEISVLSLQEEIECSICLKPYEIPKIVGECQHTFCLECIRSHIKQQDTADKFVCPLCRKPCPIPSSGADGLKTDFKMASIVDKVKAHGSSDRMSQSVIQIPKAAAPDPMTASLPAGELPAPTIAAPPCGACGKSAFNFCERCHGANLCGDCSASHSVTPFTKDHELIELCGLHGKPIECFCFDCDRVACCICLMAIHPVNSHKVTSFRDVFKAAQMGVTTGLDQCSIMRRRVQANEKAMGVFYCQVLRKQEKEKLERDEAADESTRKIKWELGDVRAEIESIRRRLDILLQQEKDLVRAKDHFETENAKSIEEKEKNWKAVIGDMRSSITSLGDSIRGLKGVMEHGQEKRKIRDLSGDNLALLKQAVSGMQTRFSDADQAANAAEKIRFSLKTKIGIYTFHHLHTNSVALRQEDTIAERWEWGKGWSMVFTDRPLDDGKVVEVTITGYDESKPDWGSAYGISTVPPDQLLEVSQLSGKCSYNGSWDFDGSWTICQNAIRRGNRQLGKYNFNTLQLRKGTKLGIVRRADGSVNFVVDGIDYGAAFHDIPAGSYGYFCLDGRVTELTMT
- the LOC135503111 gene encoding activator of basal transcription 1-like, with the protein product MASDDEKRDIIVQKKRKKAPKLENIEAEAGIVYLSRIPTYMGVNHMRHIMSQYGEVGKIFLQPADKQKPGNKRRQFSEGWVEFLDKKKAKRVAASLNNQQVGGKKRNAWYWDLWNIKYLPKFKWGHLHERLAYERAVHSQRMRTEISQVKRESNYHIQSVEIAERIKKNKKKLKGEGGTDVMREWEYTQKQTEDEILSKKRKLTSEDTDNSGMKKKVKPDSKKPRSDFLKGLFSGGVLEEEV